Proteins found in one Carcharodon carcharias isolate sCarCar2 chromosome 8, sCarCar2.pri, whole genome shotgun sequence genomic segment:
- the cdkn2aipnl gene encoding CDKN2AIP N-terminal-like protein isoform X2, which translates to MPGAAGSAGKMEDCSLDDFLKRNRELADCSLEQLRGLSESDKHWTARKSFLIRNLNDYSRDRMDDLVALSMVWANHVFMGCREQLTEKVLKMAEEIDVEDAPHFTTRDEIMKQRQ; encoded by the exons ATGCCGGGAGCCGCGGGGTCTGCCGGGAAGATGGAGGACTGCAGCCTGGATGATTTCCTCAAGCGGAACCGGGAGTTGGCGGACTGCAGCCTGGAGCAACTCCGGGGCCTGTCCGAAAGCGATAAACACTGGACGGCGCGCAAGAGCTTTCTGATCCGCAACCTGAACGATTACTCGCGGGATCGCATGGATGACCTGGTCGCGCTCTCCATGGTCTGGGCCAACCACGTTTTCATGGGCTGTCG TGAGCAACTTACAGAGAAGGTTTTGAAAATGGCTGAAGAAATTGATGTTGAAGATGCACCACATTTCACTACAAGAGATGAGATAATGAAACAG agACAGTAA
- the cdkn2aipnl gene encoding CDKN2AIP N-terminal-like protein isoform X1 has translation MPGAAGSAGKMEDCSLDDFLKRNRELADCSLEQLRGLSESDKHWTARKSFLIRNLNDYSRDRMDDLVALSMVWANHVFMGCRYSEQLTEKVLKMAEEIDVEDAPHFTTRDEIMKQRQ, from the exons ATGCCGGGAGCCGCGGGGTCTGCCGGGAAGATGGAGGACTGCAGCCTGGATGATTTCCTCAAGCGGAACCGGGAGTTGGCGGACTGCAGCCTGGAGCAACTCCGGGGCCTGTCCGAAAGCGATAAACACTGGACGGCGCGCAAGAGCTTTCTGATCCGCAACCTGAACGATTACTCGCGGGATCGCATGGATGACCTGGTCGCGCTCTCCATGGTCTGGGCCAACCACGTTTTCATGGGCTGTCG TTACAGTGAGCAACTTACAGAGAAGGTTTTGAAAATGGCTGAAGAAATTGATGTTGAAGATGCACCACATTTCACTACAAGAGATGAGATAATGAAACAG agACAGTAA